One genomic region from Chamaesiphon minutus PCC 6605 encodes:
- the tnpC gene encoding Tn3 family transposase post-transcriptional regulator TnpC → MSEKNHETDYGTLNSKKLDELQRSFDTTKILAAVDTIDEIRYRICEPDGMRQDLLDLHSMAHTIINGDSTLNAPRGTCIWEVAQDLELEIDEFATKLSEIANLLAKLGELVPDDEDEDEDED, encoded by the coding sequence ATGAGTGAAAAGAATCACGAGACAGACTACGGGACTCTCAACAGCAAGAAACTAGATGAGCTACAACGGAGCTTCGACACCACGAAAATTTTGGCGGCTGTGGATACCATTGATGAGATCCGTTACCGGATTTGTGAGCCAGATGGAATGAGACAGGATTTGCTCGATCTCCATTCGATGGCTCACACGATTATTAATGGCGATTCAACCCTTAATGCGCCCAGAGGAACGTGCATTTGGGAAGTCGCTCAAGATCTAGAGTTGGAAATAGATGAATTTGCCACCAAATTGAGTGAAATTGCTAACCTGCTAGCCAAACTAGGCGAACTCGTTCCTGATGATGAAGATGAAGATGAAGATGAAGATTGA
- a CDS encoding DUF4351 domain-containing protein, whose product MNKWSSEYVILHLLLANDMGKKKPQTDSTGNIDHDQLFKQLLTTFFLEFLELFAPDLFVAIEPESLEFLPQEYFTDIGVGKRRAMDIIVRVRLRGRPNAPESGRVSVVVNCEHQSGTETDFHRRIFFYFAQLHRKYLQIVYPIALFSFDKPFREEKNNYQVNAPGLQILDFNFLTIQLNQLNWRDFLKRPNPVAAALMAKMSIDPADRPRVKVECLRMIAKLKLDRARTFLLSGFIDSYLRLNSAEQEQFRVEVDKIKLPQERENIMEITTSWKEEGRIEGRVEGQRALAIKLLTRKLGNLSPELLSRLNGLSLDRVEALAEELLDFTSVGDLEVWLAR is encoded by the coding sequence GTGAATAAGTGGTCAAGTGAATATGTTATCTTACATTTACTACTAGCGAACGATATGGGTAAGAAAAAACCGCAAACTGACAGTACGGGCAATATCGACCACGACCAGTTATTCAAGCAGTTGTTAACGACTTTTTTCCTGGAGTTCTTGGAGTTATTTGCCCCCGATCTGTTCGTAGCGATCGAACCAGAAAGTCTTGAATTTCTCCCTCAAGAGTACTTTACCGACATCGGAGTAGGTAAGCGGCGGGCAATGGATATCATTGTCAGAGTCCGGCTGCGCGGTCGTCCCAATGCACCAGAAAGCGGGCGGGTGTCGGTGGTAGTGAACTGCGAACACCAGTCTGGCACCGAGACTGATTTCCACCGCCGGATATTTTTCTACTTCGCTCAACTGCACCGGAAGTATTTACAGATCGTCTACCCAATCGCGCTCTTCTCCTTCGATAAACCTTTTCGAGAGGAGAAAAATAATTATCAGGTCAATGCGCCTGGGTTGCAGATCTTAGATTTTAACTTTTTGACGATTCAGCTCAACCAGTTAAACTGGCGGGACTTTCTCAAGCGTCCCAATCCCGTCGCGGCGGCATTGATGGCGAAGATGAGTATCGACCCCGCAGATCGCCCGCGAGTCAAGGTTGAGTGTTTGCGGATGATTGCTAAACTCAAGTTAGATCGGGCGCGAACTTTTCTACTATCGGGTTTCATTGACAGTTATTTACGGTTGAACTCAGCCGAGCAAGAGCAGTTTCGAGTTGAAGTTGATAAAATTAAATTACCCCAAGAGCGGGAGAATATTATGGAAATTACTACTAGTTGGAAAGAAGAGGGTCGGATTGAAGGTCGAGTAGAGGGGCAACGGGCGTTAGCAATTAAGCTCTTGACTCGGAAGCTTGGCAATTTATCGCCCGAACTACTGTCACGGTTAAATGGTTTGAGTCTCGATCGGGTCGAGGCGTTGGCAGAGGAGTTATTAGACTTTACTAGCGTAGGGGATTTAGAGGTTTGGCTAGCTCGATAA
- the parA gene encoding ParA family partition ATPase, with protein sequence MILTIANQKGGSGKTTISIHLAHAIALAKKKVLLVDADPQGSASVWASARTEVSPFPVIAMARETLHRDLPEIASNYQHCVIDTAPRVSALARSAILAADLTLIPVQPSSYDVWAAAETVALIKEAQQFRPEIQAAFLINRKIPRTAIGREINGALADLCFPVLDATISQRVAFAESSAGATVLEFAATSEASDEIKALSKCVLKFMGVKSW encoded by the coding sequence ATGATTCTGACAATTGCCAATCAGAAGGGTGGAAGCGGGAAAACAACAATTTCGATCCACCTGGCTCACGCAATTGCTCTCGCTAAAAAGAAAGTATTGCTGGTAGATGCCGATCCCCAAGGATCGGCAAGCGTGTGGGCATCTGCCCGAACCGAGGTGTCACCCTTCCCAGTAATCGCGATGGCGCGGGAAACTCTTCACCGAGATTTGCCAGAAATTGCTAGTAACTATCAGCATTGTGTAATCGATACAGCTCCACGGGTGTCAGCTCTGGCTCGATCGGCGATTCTTGCTGCTGACTTAACATTGATTCCCGTTCAACCCAGTTCCTATGATGTTTGGGCTGCTGCTGAAACAGTCGCTCTCATTAAAGAAGCCCAGCAATTTAGGCCAGAAATTCAAGCAGCATTCTTAATCAATCGGAAAATTCCCAGGACGGCGATCGGTAGAGAGATTAATGGAGCTTTAGCCGATCTCTGTTTTCCAGTTCTCGATGCAACCATTTCTCAGCGAGTTGCGTTTGCAGAATCATCAGCAGGAGCTACAGTACTGGAGTTTGCTGCTACCAGCGAGGCTAGTGATGAAATCAAAGCTTTAAGTAAATGTGTCTTGAAATTTATGGGAGTTAAATCGTGGTAA